A single genomic interval of Camelina sativa cultivar DH55 chromosome 11, Cs, whole genome shotgun sequence harbors:
- the LOC104724827 gene encoding heat stress transcription factor A-4c isoform X2, producing the protein MDESSHGGSSSLPPFLTKTYEMVDDGSSDSVVSWSENNKSFIVKNPAEFSRDLLPRFFKHKNFSSFIRQLNTYGFRKVDPEKWEFSNDDFVRGRPYLMKNIHRRKPVHSHSLVNLQTQNPLTESERRSMEDRIERLKKEKEGLLVELQSQEQERKDFEMQVTTLKDRLQQMEQHQKSIVAYVSQVLGKPGLSLNLENHERRKRRVPESSLPSSRSHVEQVENLESSLTFWENLVSESYEKSGIQSSSSMDLDAAESSLSIGDTRPKSSKIDMNLEPPVTVTVAVAAPKAGVNDDFWEQCLTENPGSTEQQEVQSERKDVDNDNGDNKIGNQRTFWWNSGNVNNNITEKT; encoded by the exons ATGGATGAAAGTAGTCATGGAGGTTCAAGTTCACTTCCACCTTTTCTTACTAAAACATACGAAATGGTAGATGATGGTTCTTCTGATTCAGTCGTTTCTTGGAGCGAAAACAACAAAAGCTTCATCGTCAAGAACCCAGCTGAGTTCTCAAGAGACCTTCTTCCCAGATTCTTCAAGCACAAGAATTTCTCTAGTTTCATCCGTCAGCTTAATACATAT GGTTTTAGAAAAGTTGATCCTGAGAAATGGGAGTTCTCGAATGATGATTTCGTTAGAGGTCGACCTTACCTTATGAAGAACATTCATAGACGAAAACCAGTTCATAGCCACTCGTTAGTGAATCTACAAACGCAAAATCCGTTAACGGAATCAGAAAGACGAAGCATGGAGGATCGGATCGAAAgactgaagaaggagaaagaaggtCTTCTAGTGGAGTTACAGAGCCAAGAGCAAGAACGTAAAGACTTTGAGATGCAAGTAACGACTTTGAAAGATCGGTTACAACAAATGGAGCAACATCAGAAATCAATAGTGGCATATGTATCACAGGTTTTGGGAAAACCAGGACTTTCTCTAAACCTCGAAAACCacgagagaagaaaaagaagagtaccGGAGAGTTCTCTTCCTTCGAGCAGGTCACACGTAGAGCAGGTCGAAAACTTGGAGTCTTCTTTAACGTTTTGGGAGAATCTTGTATCAGAATCATACGAGAAGAGCGGTATACAGTCATCATCAAGCATGGATCTTGATGCGGCTGAGTCGAGTCTAAGTATTGGTGATACACGACCTAAATCATCAAAGATTGATATGAACTTAGAGCCGCCTGTTACCGTTACTGTGGCTGTTGCTGCTCCAAAAGCAGGGGTTAACGATGACTTTTGGGAACAATGCTTGACAGAGAATCCGGGATCAACCGAGCAACAGGAAGTTCAGTCAGAGAGAAAAGATGTCGATAACGATAATGGTGATAATAAGATTGGGAATCAAAGGACGTTTTGGTGGAATTCAGGGAATGTAAATAACAACATTACAGAGaaaacttga
- the LOC104724827 gene encoding heat stress transcription factor A-4c isoform X1 — translation MQRWNLSRSEACDIFEVVKGMDESSHGGSSSLPPFLTKTYEMVDDGSSDSVVSWSENNKSFIVKNPAEFSRDLLPRFFKHKNFSSFIRQLNTYGFRKVDPEKWEFSNDDFVRGRPYLMKNIHRRKPVHSHSLVNLQTQNPLTESERRSMEDRIERLKKEKEGLLVELQSQEQERKDFEMQVTTLKDRLQQMEQHQKSIVAYVSQVLGKPGLSLNLENHERRKRRVPESSLPSSRSHVEQVENLESSLTFWENLVSESYEKSGIQSSSSMDLDAAESSLSIGDTRPKSSKIDMNLEPPVTVTVAVAAPKAGVNDDFWEQCLTENPGSTEQQEVQSERKDVDNDNGDNKIGNQRTFWWNSGNVNNNITEKT, via the exons ATGCAAAGATGGAATCTTTCTAGATCCGAAGCTTGTGACAT TTTTGAAGTGGTTAAAGGGATGGATGAAAGTAGTCATGGAGGTTCAAGTTCACTTCCACCTTTTCTTACTAAAACATACGAAATGGTAGATGATGGTTCTTCTGATTCAGTCGTTTCTTGGAGCGAAAACAACAAAAGCTTCATCGTCAAGAACCCAGCTGAGTTCTCAAGAGACCTTCTTCCCAGATTCTTCAAGCACAAGAATTTCTCTAGTTTCATCCGTCAGCTTAATACATAT GGTTTTAGAAAAGTTGATCCTGAGAAATGGGAGTTCTCGAATGATGATTTCGTTAGAGGTCGACCTTACCTTATGAAGAACATTCATAGACGAAAACCAGTTCATAGCCACTCGTTAGTGAATCTACAAACGCAAAATCCGTTAACGGAATCAGAAAGACGAAGCATGGAGGATCGGATCGAAAgactgaagaaggagaaagaaggtCTTCTAGTGGAGTTACAGAGCCAAGAGCAAGAACGTAAAGACTTTGAGATGCAAGTAACGACTTTGAAAGATCGGTTACAACAAATGGAGCAACATCAGAAATCAATAGTGGCATATGTATCACAGGTTTTGGGAAAACCAGGACTTTCTCTAAACCTCGAAAACCacgagagaagaaaaagaagagtaccGGAGAGTTCTCTTCCTTCGAGCAGGTCACACGTAGAGCAGGTCGAAAACTTGGAGTCTTCTTTAACGTTTTGGGAGAATCTTGTATCAGAATCATACGAGAAGAGCGGTATACAGTCATCATCAAGCATGGATCTTGATGCGGCTGAGTCGAGTCTAAGTATTGGTGATACACGACCTAAATCATCAAAGATTGATATGAACTTAGAGCCGCCTGTTACCGTTACTGTGGCTGTTGCTGCTCCAAAAGCAGGGGTTAACGATGACTTTTGGGAACAATGCTTGACAGAGAATCCGGGATCAACCGAGCAACAGGAAGTTCAGTCAGAGAGAAAAGATGTCGATAACGATAATGGTGATAATAAGATTGGGAATCAAAGGACGTTTTGGTGGAATTCAGGGAATGTAAATAACAACATTACAGAGaaaacttga
- the LOC104724829 gene encoding CTD nuclear envelope phosphatase 1-like encodes MATKLILKKATKSINRHPRNYLRRHRKSQIGGCSPSPTATTVIATINKSIYRCHRSFLCLFSRHGAKGFKILKPRKDVNDLHQNSPPAPYSLFQERSGKTFDETKKTIVLDLDETLVHSSMEKPDVPYDFVINPKIDGQMLTFYVIKRPGVDEFLKKIGEQYQIVVFTAGLREYASLVLDKLDPDRGVISRSFYRDACSEIDGRLVKDLGFVLRDMRRVVIVDDNPNSYALQPENAFPIKPFSDDLGDAELEKLGEFLNGDCVKVEDMRVALKEFVGRDE; translated from the coding sequence atgGCGACGAAACTCATACTCAAGAAAGCGACGAAATCAATCAACCGTCACCCACGTAACTACCTTCGCCGTCACCGGAAATCTCAGATCGGAGGATGCTCACCTTCGCCGACGGCAACAACCGTCATCGCCACCATCAACAAATCTATCTACAGATGTCACCGAAGCTTCCTCTGTTTATTCTCTCGCCACGGAGCCAAAGGATTCAAAATCCTCAAACCCCGCAAAGACGTAAACGATCTTCATCAAAACTCTCCGCCGGCGCCGTACTCTCTGTTTCAAGAAAGATCCGGCAAAACCTTCGACGAGACTAAGAAGACGATCGTGTTGGATCTAGACGAGACGCTCGTCCACTCGTCCATGGAGAAGCCAGATGTACCGTACGATTTCGTCATCAATCCCAAAATCGACGGTCAGATGTTGACGTTTTACGTGATCAAACGGCCAGGAGTGGACGAGTTCTTAAAGAAGATCGGAGAACAGTACCAGATCGTCGTTTTCACGGCGGGGTTGAGAGAGTACGCGTCGCTGGTGCTCGATAAACTCGATCCCGACCGGGGAGTGATATCTAGAAGCTTCTACAGAGACGCGTGCAGCGAAATCGACGGGAGGCTAGTgaaagatttagggtttgtgtTGAGAGATATGAGGCGCGTGGTGATCGTTGACGATAACCCGAACTCTTACGCGCTTCAGCCGGAGAACGCTTTCCCGATTAAACCGTTTTCGGATGATTTGGGAGATGCTGAGTTGGAGAAACTTGGTGAGTTTTTGAATGGTGATTGTGTTAAGGTTGAAGATATGAGAGTTGCTTTGAAGGAGTTTGTTGGAAGAGatgaatga